In Epinephelus lanceolatus isolate andai-2023 chromosome 7, ASM4190304v1, whole genome shotgun sequence, the genomic stretch GTTGAGATCGTTTCTTGTCGCCCGGCAACCAGGAAACACCACGCATGCGCAGTGCTTAATTGCAGAAGCCGGAGCAGTTGGGCAGTGGGAACAGACACAACTATCATACAATATTAAATAAAGGTAACTTTATAGTCTCTATGGATAGGTAAACTATAGTTTTGCGGAGCGCCTTTTGAAGACAAGCTTCTGTTTTTACTTGGCGTTTGTCTCGTTTTGAACTGGTTGTATTCGGAAGTAGTTTCTGAAgacgttagcttgttagcttagcttgcaGGCTGCTGCATCTCTCAGCGTCACTTGCTGCTTAAGATGCGGTAGTGTTTTGTGTTGTAGCTACAGTTGCATCTCTATTGGTGACCAAACGTGTTACCAGTGGTAGACAAAGTATTCACACCCTCCAGTTAAGGCAAGGAAAACTTATAttagcacatttcatacccaAAGGCAACTTTAAGTGCTTTGTAGGTGGGTCAAGTCAGAGTTCATTGCAGCTCAATCACAAAACATAAGGTTTGTTAagttaaaggtcccatattgtgTTCATTTcaaggttcatacttgtattttgaatttctactagaacatgtgtACATGCTCTAATgttgaaaaaacacattatttttctcatactgtctgccTGCATGtatctgtattcaccctctgtatGAAACACTGTTTTAGCACCTAATTCTTTTTTTAGGAGGGAGGAGGTAAGTCAGTCACAAGACCTTTTTAAATAAGAATtgtgcaggaaagcccaatcagtcttttttcagcattggcaataTAAAAGcgaaatcggggagtgcagcaaaataccgcctacctacttttgtttatacagaatgcgcctttttcagggcaatggggggtgtgagcaagtaacaaaacgtgtagctcagcgtgtgacgtaaacagtgacgtgggagggaagccgcagctggtcaatccttcggcgattctctcaaaAGTTGGCCCATTCTTCACCGTCCTGTCATCTGATGGTtgatggcctcttcgtttgcaaggacaaggagggcgcacaattccttgtctccccagttgctcatctttacagtgtctgtcaggtttgtgtttccctcttgctatagctgctcattcctgctatcagctatttcctgtttatccaccgccagtggctcgcaagTGCGGCGTCATCGACAGctcctcccgtggcggaagggcgcctcgttctgtttaaaccaaaaaggttccaccagtatgtctaccctacgaggcggaaaattgggcacctcggatcaactcaccagtaGGGATCTATGTGTCTAAacgcccaacattcgccgaaaatctggcagtgtaaaaggggctaatgtctCTTAAGCAGGGGAATGACTGTAGGGGCACTTTGTACCTTTATATAgtatagttgtgacatcacaagttcACAGAAGTCCTGACGGCTGTGTGCATTTTTCTGTGGATTAAGCTTTTTGAtactttcacagtatttatgTAGCATCTTCACCTGCTTTCTATTTAACAAAGACATGGAAGTCAGATTTTTTACAATATAGGACCTTTAAACTAGCAATAAGCTTCCACATTGTACACTTAATGACAAGTCTTGCTGTCAGAATTTTACTTATTAAAAGCACATCGTGTCTTACCAGCTAAGTTTACCTATAGTATCAAAAGTACGCACAatagactgtgtgtgtttatgtgttctGTTGTTGCATATTAGTGTCTTAATGTGTAAGCAGCTTTAAAAATGTTGCAGCCGGTTGGGGTGGAGCTGTCtaacttaaattactgtttatgtcATTTAATGTATACTGTAAGAATGTACCACATTTTATAAGCGAATACcattttgtatgtaaaatttTTAGGGTAACTTGTTACTACAATGCCAGTCAGCccaaatattaaaaccactggctggtgttgtgaataacattgatcattttgttacagtGCAAATAAATCCCACTTTACATGCCATTTGACAtgtaaagcgggatttatacttctgtgtcaaaTCCAACGGCCTAGGCTCTGGGTCGACACAGAGCCAACGCCGTAACCCGTAACCTACGCTATAGCCtcatgtgcacctccccagaaatgtaactacaagtTGCAGTGAAGCAGTCCTCTTGtacacccacccaaacactgttgaaGACCAAGTCCTTGTGGCAACGGCCTTCCGcagtggcagtggcccccccagCAAGAACCATGCCAttccacaaaaactgctcaggattGACCAGAGGAGTGTGACAAAGAGctaacctggcctccaaattcccaaGATCCCATTCTGATTGAGCATTTGCGTGACATGCGGGTCCCTCAATCCacagtggggcctccttggattggACCTGGCAAgtcatggacacaggacctctgtgGTGTCCTGTGGCGTCTGTTGGTGGATCCTTTGAGTatggtggggtaccagcacgcCCCACAGCTGCTCAGTCAGATTGCCACTGCCATCGAGGCCACTGCCATCAAGGGATGCTGTTGTCATGAGGGGgatacttggtctgcaacggtgtttgggTCAGTGGagtgtgtcaagtggcatccacataaaTGCCAGGACCCAGATTTTCCCACCAGACCATTGAATTATAACGAAATGTCTGTAGTTATAAGTGTCTGAAGTTAAGCCCCTTAAATTTAAATTACACTGAGGATTTTGGAAACTGTAGTAAGTAACTGTAACTGTAGtgattatttattattgtgaCTAAGATTTAACAGAAACCATGTTAGTACTTGTATTTCCTGATAAGATAATggtctgtttttttatatttggtaacagatattttttgtgtttttacaaatcAGGCACCTCCAGTAATGCTGGGAAGTACAGTCATAAACCATCGACAACATGTTGGACTGCAGAAGCTCTCAGCGCTGGCAGGTATCACACATTCCTGTTTGGGCCCCAATAAAAAGTACAAGTTTATCCAAGATGACATGAGTGGGGAGTCGGCTCTCGCTTGCTCATGTTTCCGCATCTTTGAGAACCTGGAGCTGACCTGTGCTGTGGGTCAGCTGGTTTACGAGACCATTCAAGCCCACCAGAGGGTCTATCATACAGGGTCGGGATGCCTGCTGTTTCTTGCAGGAGCGTGGAGCCGTGCTGCACTGGAGTGCCTTCAGAGAGGGATTTCAGTTGCACATATTATTTCGGCGATGTCTGAAGGGATGGATATATGCTTGGATGtttgcaggaaatgcagcgtcTCAACTGAAGGTCTTCAATCAGAGAGCTGCACTGCGACATCTCGTGGTTTAGGACCTCACCTGTCAAAGAAATCCACTGTGGAGGCTTCAGACGCATCGTGCAACCTGCAAAGGCAAACAAAGCTTGGTCACAAGACTCTGAACGGCAGTGGacaaagaaaactaaaacttaGCAGACATTTTTATGAGAACTCTGACAGTCTCTCCACAGTACCACAACTTCACCAGCCAAAGCTTCTTGACGTCAGACACATCGCTGAGGGATTGAGTCACGGTTGTGCCGATGCTATGAATTTAGCACTTGAAGCCAGCCGAATACAGTCGAAAAATAACGAGCAAGACATCAGCTGCTCCTTGTTTGATGTTACTAAAGTGGGGACATGTTTGCTACCTGGTTTACCAGAGGAGCACGCATGTGTTTTACCAGGCTGTGTTGTTCTCTTACCTGCCGAACAGGCTTCAGTTGCACATCACTTGAAAGAACAGAACTTGAAGGTTGCGCTCATTAAAGGAGATTTATCAGATACCTATCGCCACCTTGGCTTCAAAAGGCCAACAGGTGTACAGCGTGTGAGCGACCAGCCGGACTTGTCAAGTTCAAGCAAAGAGGAAAAGTGGATGGAAAAGATTCTGAAACTTCTAGTGAACCTGAAAGTGAACCTGATACTAGTCAGTGGGCTTGTTAGTGAGAAAGTGATTCGGCACTGTTATCGACTTCATATACTTGTAGTGGAAAAAGCAAAGCCTTCTGTCTTGAGGACGTTCGCTAATGCAACAGGAGCTGTCCCAGTGACTTATGCCACACAGTTGAGCAAGCACTGTGTTGGCACTGGGGTGAAGGTTGCGATATGGAGAGACCTCAGCAGCCATGAGAGGAAGCCCTCGGTAACTGTGAATATTTCCACTGGTGAGAACAGCGAGTTGGTCACAGTGATCCTCACAAGCTGTGTGCATGGTAAGCTGCAGGCCCTGGAGGATCAGTTTTGGGCATGTGCTTATCGTGTACACCACGCGCTGAAAGACAAAGTCGTCCTGCCTGGTGCTGGAGTGACAGAAATGCTTTGTGTTCATCACCTTCAAAAGGAAGCGGAGCAACATGTCAAGCATCACAGAGAGAGCGACGAGGACTCTATCCAGCACGCCAAAGCAGCTAACCCATACAGGGGTGTCGTGTTGCAGCTCATGGCAGATGGTTTAATAGATTACATATCCACTGTAATGGTTAACACTGGGAGGTTTTCAACGGTTAGAGCCAGGACTGCAGTGAGCCAACAACTGCAGAACTATAACGAAAGTCGAGGCATTGCTGCAAAGTTCTCACAACTTTTCTTAGACTGTGAACAAGAGAATAGCGAAGCTTTGAAATCCAGCGAAGCACCGGCAGTGAAGATCTATGACAATCTGAGTGTGAAAGAGGAAGTGTGGAGGAAGGCCTTAGATCTAGTTTTACTGGTCTTACAGACTGACGCAGAGGTCATCACAGGCATTGATCAAAAAAGTGGTGATGCACAGGAAAATCTGATGCTGTTATGacaagagctgcaacaattaatcagTTTGAGTAATTTGTTTAAGGGGAAAAATTATCCGATTACAGTTACTTGAATaggaatattttctggtttctttcctcctctgtggcAGCAAACTcagtatctttgggttgtggacaaaataagacatttgaggacgtcatcttgggcttttttaaacattgattgacattttttcagagTTTTCTGACACTTCAAAGACCAAAAAACATatcaattaattgagaaaataatttacAGTGAAACTAATTgtcagttgcagccctagttatGGCCTTAAGCAACATCTTGGGTTATTAATTGAGCATACACAACtttctgaatgtttttttaCTCCCAAATTAGATAAAAAagactgtgtttatttttttttgtctggctgatacaaagtgaaaataaagtgtttttatcttcttttgtttcttgtcatcaataaataataatcaataataatttaaaaggaCCTTAAAGAGGGTGTGTGGTTGACATAGGGAATGGACTGCATGATGATTGAAAGATATATAGACGAGGAAAGGTTGTGTTAGGGGAgtgtatatttattttgtaacaccGGGTGGAACTTGTTACTGATTTATTTAACTGGGGATAGTTGTTtattagttgtaaataaatttgggaatttgttgaaataatattggagttaaaagaagaaatgtaagaaagCAGTAGGGACATAtaagttttacttctacctGCTGCTTTTCGGACACCattatctttgtcttgtttgttttttattatgttttttttctattatttttggTTCGAAatgaagtcattcattcattcattcaaatagTCATCTTGGTGAAGCAATGCTACCTCCATGCTGCCACTTGGGGGAGACACATGATTATATGACACTTgtgtctgtctgactctgtcGTCCCAGCTGTCGCAGGTAAATATGACAAAACGAGACTCACAAATATTTCTATTTCAAACGTCCTCAGGATAAAACTCAGATCTAAGGTAAAgaacaaagtgaaaaacaacatGTATGAACAGTAAAGTGCCCACTGTTGTTTCCCCTCAGAATTTAAAGTGATATTAACCTGATTTCCCCTTAAACATTTGCTCTCCTGACCTCCTGGTATTTGGAGACAAATGAAAAAACAGTTCAGTCAGTAGCAATTAAataattgacttttttttttttatctattctATCTGTTTTCTTAGGTGTCATATTTTTTGTCTTGAAGGTGCTGCATACTATTCTTACAGGAAATAACCAGAGGTGTGACCAAGACATCGTTTTGCacgtcacaagtaagtctcaagtcattGCACACAAGTCAAGTCTTTAGTCCTAAACTTTGAATTTCAAGTCCTAAATGTGTCATAATGCCCCCTCACCAAATCAACTGCCATTTTAATAACTGAGcaatatattaaatttacagaaatcatagatgcttttttaaatttgtatttatttgtgaaaACAAGTTTATTGGATGGATTTGTGTTTCCTGTCATTTTTAACTGCACATTTTGCATTTTGCTCAGTAACGTGGTTCTCATCTGCAAGTTAATTGGATGGTCTCAGATTTGCTCAAACAAAGTAGATCATGGATCATGAAGATGAATTGATCGttgcacactttttaaataacatacttttaatctttgggcttggggaaaggtatcaagtatttgtGAAGTCACGAGTCACTGGTGTTAAGTCCAAATTGAGTTGTAAGCCCTTTTTGATTTTGTCGAATTGAGTCTAAAGTCAACAACTTTGTGACCAAGCCTGATTTAACAGACACTACTTGTACGTGACCTTGTACACACCTCGTCCTCATGCTCAGCTCAGCCAGCGAAAACAAACAGTGCATGTCCAAAACCACAATTAAATTTCCCTCTCATGGAGCATGGGTGGAATTTTTGTTGTGCCAGTGTGTTTCTAAGTCTTGGTACACTTCCTTTTATGATATTTGCCTACGCTTTATTATGTGTACAGCTTGGCTAACGCTGTTCACATTGGACGCTGCTTCCCTGCAAACTGTGGTGGTTTTATGACCTGCTCTGATGGAGAAGGTCCGCCTCCAGACGGAGTAAATGTTTTTGGTTAAGTTTTATTAggctgtgtcttttcaaaaagtGAACTGAAGGTAATTACGACTTCCAGAGGTTATTTTAGTTGTTTGAATTCTTGAAACCTTTTTAGCATTTCCCCTCCTACATGATCATTGAAAGGTCACAGGAATATTACCAAGCCACAAAACTCAGACCCTTGCACTCCTGAGCACTAGGTACCTAAAGTTTGTTAATCCTGGAGCTTATGATTATTTGGCAGTAGTTTTTAAATATGAGAGGACAGTTGAAAACCGCCATTCCGGCCTGATTAACCGTTACTCCGAAGGGAAATGTCGACTAATTGGAAAAATCTAAAACAACCCGATAACAATGATGGTTGATGTGAAAGTAAAGCACACTGCTGGTTATCTTTAGACTTTTTCCTATTCTGCGCGTCGCATTTCAGAGGTGTCAGTTGAAACGACACGTGAGACCTTCCATTTCCTCTGAGATCAGAGCGGCAGCATCTTGATGCAGTCTAAAAATAGCCCCAGTGAAATAAAAACGTTACAAAGGCTTTACGGTGGAGCCCTAACAACCTTGACTCAGGCATCACTCAGCGGTGCAGCGGCCATGTGAGGGTGGGGTATGAcataacataaacacaacaatgagGAGGAAATTGGAACGGCGAAGTCAGTGACACATCTGAGAGTTCAGGCTGAGTCCACGTTTTACTGTCTGCACAGAGAGGACCTTGGACTGATGTAGGCACATGTTACACTTTAAAGATGTAAAAGCAAAAGAGTTCATAGTAAGATCTCAATACCTAACAAATCAACATATTGTTCTAAAACTATGAGGGGAAATAGCAACTGAAGGCATCTGAAGTTTTGCTTTcaatattaaaatgtgtttgcatgttacATACACAAGATTTTGACTGGTATTCTCAAAACTACAAATGTGAAGTGAGGTTGTGCTGCACCAGAATGCACATAGCTTCTGTCAGGTTTTAAAATACAGCCCTCAGTTTGGGAACAGATGTCACACTGATACCAGAATGTGTCACagaagtttatttaaaaaaagaaactgctgGTTAACCAtaaatcttgttttgttttcctcagaCAATGCCAGATACTACATGTTGTAGAGTTGTTAAAGAAAAagtagaccagtggttcccaactggtccagtcacagggtccagatttctcctttgtcattagttcaaggtccacatagtTTAATATATATTCTGTAACATACTTGCATATGagcatgtcattgagctagtttgctgtcacCGTCAAAGAGCTGTCCattactcactctacagcaggaaacagcactttaaaatgaaagctctgtgccagaaattcactgcactTTAAAATTAAGTGTGTCTTTTGCAAACTTGACATGTTGCCATGTCACTCGGggcccaccagttgggaaccattgtCTTAGAACCACTGATTGGATTATTGCTGCCATGTTGTTAAATGTGAATTCACCTTCTGTGATTCTTAAAGGGACGGTTCACCCCAAAGTCAAAAGTACACATCTTTTCTCTTACCTGTGCTAATATTTATCAATCTAGGTCAGAGGTCTACtacatatattgtataaatttgaGTTTGGTTGAGATAATTCTTGCTACACTGTTGAACCTTACATTAAGTATAAtctaaacaaaagacaaagatcacTGTGTGCACAGTTGCACTCAGGAACGTTACCATTAGCCTCAGAGAATGGAAGGTTTAATGTCACgccagaggaggacagaatttGTCTGTTGTGTAATTTAGGGGAAGCTGAGAATGAGGGTCACATCTTGTTTTACTGTTCTGTATATGAAGACATAAGGGATGCACTTTTCAGTAAAATGACCTCTATTTATATTGATTCATTTTGGTCAAAGCATGAAAAATTTGAGTTTTGTGTCAGAAAGGGAATCTTTCTCCTGGCTGAATTTCTTTGCCAGGCCTGTGATAAAAGACAGAGTATTCTGTTTCAGGACCGAGCTGTAAAATAACATGTACTTTGGATTGTTACTGCAACGTCATTGTAATGGTGTCTTGTAAACCCATGAGCGTTGGGCACATGTAAGTGTGCATGACAcacaaaaatcaaatcaaatcaataatTCTCTGAATGTAGCAGCTAAATCAACAGCAGCTGTAGCATGGCTAGTATCATTAGCCTCACAATCTGCATTCTCGTTGGTAGTTTCTGAGGTGGACgatgtgtcagagtctcttgctTTAAAAGTTACAAAACGATCCATTGTGACTCACAAGACTGTCGGTATGCTTGGATTTATAATATAGCTAATTGGCCGGTATGTTTCAATAGCATGTAAATGTTAGCTAATTTAGTTTGCCTTGCTGTCATGGGTTGATGCCACACAATGAATTAGCGTtcattggcattcatgatcgcACAAGGACTCATAGTAACAGTTAGCCTGTCGTTAATGAACAGGCCAATTTATCTTTGCTAATAATATGTTGAATTCATGCTAAAGTGCATTTTCAGACATATTgtcttgaaaaacaaaacaaacaaacaaaactttaattaaaatgattaaacaGTAATTTAGTGGGCccccctgcagtaactctgaggacaCCCTAGGGGTCAGCAGACCTGCTGTTGGAGACTCAGGATCTAGATTGATTTGTTGTGGGTTGCCGAATGTTGGAGCTATCGACCATAGAGATGTTCggcttctctccaatataatggaactagatggcactcggcttgtggtgctcaaatctctaaaaatatacacataaaaactcagcagcaatgtctctttccagaaatcaggatgcggttactcaagataatccacagatctgctgtgagcagtttcatgtaggaactatttcctttctaccaaactacacccgccagaAAATAGTtctgacatgaaactgctcacaacaaggtcatgatttctgcaaagagacattgctgttgaggttttttttttttggtacttaGAGCATCACAAGTCTAGGGCTGATATGTCCAACACTTGGGATCTCACACTACAAAAATCTTGATTAATAGATAgcacgggaactgcccattggtccgacagcccattggttcgacagcccattggttcgaccatattaaacccattgttccgaagtccgttccgaaatcatcatgatgccctgtggttaaggtctggttaggtttaggcacaaaaaccacttggttagagttaggaaaagatcatggtgtgggttaaaatgaaaaagaaagtgacaaacacataagccgtgagcctggttcgcctcaagcctttcccagctgacccagagccagtcgcggcgcaccatcaaggcagaaatacgcccaccgggagccgttcagcactgcggacagtcggactaatgggctgtcggaccaatgacatggacccgatagcactacagataagaggaaaaatatccTTTGATTTTgaagtgaactgtccctttcagATTGGTTTTGTCTGGCATTGCTTTTGTTGACTTGTGTCTGCCAATGTAAATGCTGTATTAATGTTCATGGTGCCTTTGTTTGATCATCTGTTTCAGAATTGTCTTTGCTTCGAGCATGGTAGTGCTACACTGCGTACTGCAACACCTGGATCACTAACATGTCGTTCAGTACAGGTAACTAACAGGTAAGCAGTTGCCTCTTTTCTTAAATGTTCCTAGATATTTTGTCTTATCATGACCGACTGACTACAGCCTTGGAGTAAGCATGCTGTATGAACAAGTTGTTAGTAATGAGTTAATGATATAAACGAAATGTTCCAGAGAAGACAGAAGTATAACAGCCTGATTGAAAAGGTCACTAGTTTGAGGAACAGCCAGACTATCAGAGGTGTTTCAGTAATCTAGTTTTTGTTCCAGTGCTCTCTAATAAGGAGAATCCGTAGTGATGGTGTATCGGGCACACTCCCTTTGTGATGAGAAACAGGGCTTTGCCCAAAAAGAATGTGTGTGGTCTCTTCACCCACTTTACATAAATATTggatcaaatgtatttttggagaGGTCTTGATTGATACAGTCCCAGGAAATGCATCCTAAGGATGTCCAAAACCATTTGAACCCCTCCTGTGGTCAGACTCCTATTCTGACCGCAAGTCTTACAACTATGCGAGTCTCCGGCCTTAGTCACTCGAAAGGCCTGGCTGGATGTC encodes the following:
- the bbs12 gene encoding chaperonin-containing T-complex member BBS12 isoform X1 yields the protein MVDGLFVCKDKEGAQFLVSPVAHLYSVCQAPPVMLGSTVINHRQHVGLQKLSALAGITHSCLGPNKKYKFIQDDMSGESALACSCFRIFENLELTCAVGQLVYETIQAHQRVYHTGSGCLLFLAGAWSRAALECLQRGISVAHIISAMSEGMDICLDVCRKCSVSTEGLQSESCTATSRGLGPHLSKKSTVEASDASCNLQRQTKLGHKTLNGSGQRKLKLSRHFYENSDSLSTVPQLHQPKLLDVRHIAEGLSHGCADAMNLALEASRIQSKNNEQDISCSLFDVTKVGTCLLPGLPEEHACVLPGCVVLLPAEQASVAHHLKEQNLKVALIKGDLSDTYRHLGFKRPTGVQRVSDQPDLSSSSKEEKWMEKILKLLVNLKVNLILVSGLVSEKVIRHCYRLHILVVEKAKPSVLRTFANATGAVPVTYATQLSKHCVGTGVKVAIWRDLSSHERKPSVTVNISTGENSELVTVILTSCVHGKLQALEDQFWACAYRVHHALKDKVVLPGAGVTEMLCVHHLQKEAEQHVKHHRESDEDSIQHAKAANPYRGVVLQLMADGLIDYISTVMVNTGRFSTVRARTAVSQQLQNYNESRGIAAKFSQLFLDCEQENSEALKSSEAPAVKIYDNLSVKEEVWRKALDLVLLVLQTDAEVITGIDQKSGDAQENLMLL
- the bbs12 gene encoding chaperonin-containing T-complex member BBS12 isoform X2; the encoded protein is MLGSTVINHRQHVGLQKLSALAGITHSCLGPNKKYKFIQDDMSGESALACSCFRIFENLELTCAVGQLVYETIQAHQRVYHTGSGCLLFLAGAWSRAALECLQRGISVAHIISAMSEGMDICLDVCRKCSVSTEGLQSESCTATSRGLGPHLSKKSTVEASDASCNLQRQTKLGHKTLNGSGQRKLKLSRHFYENSDSLSTVPQLHQPKLLDVRHIAEGLSHGCADAMNLALEASRIQSKNNEQDISCSLFDVTKVGTCLLPGLPEEHACVLPGCVVLLPAEQASVAHHLKEQNLKVALIKGDLSDTYRHLGFKRPTGVQRVSDQPDLSSSSKEEKWMEKILKLLVNLKVNLILVSGLVSEKVIRHCYRLHILVVEKAKPSVLRTFANATGAVPVTYATQLSKHCVGTGVKVAIWRDLSSHERKPSVTVNISTGENSELVTVILTSCVHGKLQALEDQFWACAYRVHHALKDKVVLPGAGVTEMLCVHHLQKEAEQHVKHHRESDEDSIQHAKAANPYRGVVLQLMADGLIDYISTVMVNTGRFSTVRARTAVSQQLQNYNESRGIAAKFSQLFLDCEQENSEALKSSEAPAVKIYDNLSVKEEVWRKALDLVLLVLQTDAEVITGIDQKSGDAQENLMLL